Proteins co-encoded in one Nicotiana sylvestris chromosome 7, ASM39365v2, whole genome shotgun sequence genomic window:
- the LOC104223459 gene encoding high mobility group B protein 1 isoform X1, which translates to MKGGKGKGALRKETRSALKPVEDRKIGKRKATLKDDKRKAKKDKKAKKDPNKPKRPPSAFFVFLEEFRKTFKKENPNVKAVSAVGKAGGEKWKSMSAAEKAPYEAKAAKRKSEYEKLMNAYNNKQPESSDDDGEKEESERSKSEVHDEDAEGSGQVLLFFSPIKLIYQQCFISDLLVLDNL; encoded by the exons ATGAAGGGTGGAAAAGGAAAAGGGGCGTTGAGAAAAGAAACAAGGTCGGCACTGAAGCCTGTTGAGGACCG aaaGATAGGGAAGAGAAAGGCCACATTGAAGGACGATAAACGGAAGGCCAAGAAGGACAAAAAGGCCAAGAAAGATCCTAATAAGCCTAAGAGGCCTCCCAGTGCCTTCTTCGTATTTCT TGAAGAATTCAGGAAGACGTTTAAAAAGGAAAATCCTAACGTGAAGGCTGTATCAGCT GTCGGAAAAGCTGGAGGAGAGAAGTGGAAATCTATGAGCGCAGCT GAAAAAGCACCATATGAAGCCAAAGCAGCAAAAAGGAAATCAGAGTATGAAAAGCTCAtgaatgcttacaacaacaagCAG CCGGAAAGCTCAGACGATGATGGCGAAAAAGAAGAATCTGAGAGGTCAAAATCTGAGGTACATGATGAAGATGCAGAGGGCAGTGGGCAGGTATTATTATTTTTCAGTCCTATAAA ACTCATTTATCAACAATGTTTCATATCGGACTTACTAGTGCTCGACAATCTGTAg
- the LOC104223459 gene encoding high mobility group B protein 1 isoform X3 — translation MKGGKGKGALRKETRSALKPVEDRKIGKRKATLKDDKRKAKKDKKAKKDPNKPKRPPSAFFVFLEEFRKTFKKENPNVKAVSAVGKAGGEKWKSMSAAEKAPYEAKAAKRKSEYEKLMNAYNNKQPESSDDDGEKEESERSKSEVHDEDAEGSGQVLLFFSPIK, via the exons ATGAAGGGTGGAAAAGGAAAAGGGGCGTTGAGAAAAGAAACAAGGTCGGCACTGAAGCCTGTTGAGGACCG aaaGATAGGGAAGAGAAAGGCCACATTGAAGGACGATAAACGGAAGGCCAAGAAGGACAAAAAGGCCAAGAAAGATCCTAATAAGCCTAAGAGGCCTCCCAGTGCCTTCTTCGTATTTCT TGAAGAATTCAGGAAGACGTTTAAAAAGGAAAATCCTAACGTGAAGGCTGTATCAGCT GTCGGAAAAGCTGGAGGAGAGAAGTGGAAATCTATGAGCGCAGCT GAAAAAGCACCATATGAAGCCAAAGCAGCAAAAAGGAAATCAGAGTATGAAAAGCTCAtgaatgcttacaacaacaagCAG CCGGAAAGCTCAGACGATGATGGCGAAAAAGAAGAATCTGAGAGGTCAAAATCTGAGGTACATGATGAAGATGCAGAGGGCAGTGGGCAGGTATTATTATTTTTCAGTCCTATAAAGTAG
- the LOC104223459 gene encoding high mobility group B protein 1 isoform X2 produces the protein MKGGKGKGALRKETRSALKPVEDRKIGKRKATLKDDKRKAKKDKKAKKDPNKPKRPPSAFFVFLEEFRKTFKKENPNVKAVSAVGKAGGEKWKSMSAAEKAPYEAKAAKRKSEYEKLMNAYNNKQPESSDDDGEKEESERSKSEVHDEDAEGSGQGEEEEEEEDDEDEDEDDD, from the exons ATGAAGGGTGGAAAAGGAAAAGGGGCGTTGAGAAAAGAAACAAGGTCGGCACTGAAGCCTGTTGAGGACCG aaaGATAGGGAAGAGAAAGGCCACATTGAAGGACGATAAACGGAAGGCCAAGAAGGACAAAAAGGCCAAGAAAGATCCTAATAAGCCTAAGAGGCCTCCCAGTGCCTTCTTCGTATTTCT TGAAGAATTCAGGAAGACGTTTAAAAAGGAAAATCCTAACGTGAAGGCTGTATCAGCT GTCGGAAAAGCTGGAGGAGAGAAGTGGAAATCTATGAGCGCAGCT GAAAAAGCACCATATGAAGCCAAAGCAGCAAAAAGGAAATCAGAGTATGAAAAGCTCAtgaatgcttacaacaacaagCAG CCGGAAAGCTCAGACGATGATGGCGAAAAAGAAGAATCTGAGAGGTCAAAATCTGAGGTACATGATGAAGATGCAGAGGGCAGTGGGCAG ggtgaagaagaagaggaagaggaagatgatGAAGACGAGGACGAGGACGATGATTGA